One part of the Aspergillus luchuensis IFO 4308 DNA, chromosome 5, nearly complete sequence genome encodes these proteins:
- a CDS encoding uncharacterized protein (InterPro:IPR013087) translates to MLTSRQKEIRINDLLNSAPAKVPDGDNFCDDTWPPSGFPGNIPRHSATTYENQRESGGVRKRITKAYGCPMIGCSGVYPTYAKLMNHFRKVHLTGATEGGQSRPKVQNYHHRNPDNQPAATNSCKSQRTAL, encoded by the exons ATGCTTACGTCGCGACAAAAGGAAATTAGAATCAATGATCTTCTTAACTCCGCCCCTGCTAAAGTACCGGATGGAGATAATTTTTGCGATGATACATG GCCCCCGAGTGGCTTCCCTGGCAACATCCCAAGACATAGTGCAACCACATACGAGAATCAGCGGGAGTCGGGAGGGGTGAGAAAGCGTATCACCAAGGCTTATGGTTGCCCCATGATAGGATGCTCAGGAGTATATCCAACCTACGCCAAGCTAATGAATCATTTTCGGAAAGTGCATCTCACGGGTGCAACTGAGGGTGGTCAAAGTCGTCCTAAGGTACAAAATTACCATCACCGTAATCCCGACAAtcaaccagcagcaaccaacAGCTGCAAAAGCCAACGAACGGCATTGTGA
- a CDS encoding ferric reductase family protein (COG:S;~EggNog:ENOG410Q1BA;~InterPro:IPR039261;~TransMembrane:7 (o20-38i77-98o110-130i142-161o173-193i200-219o231-252i)), with translation MPPALSDLYEQANQIQSVDWYGIWIAILLGVWLIARLAHRLGRWTVQRPIAVSLGRRIGYELPWLAQTIDISTAFEVILVGVLLGANIVLLLVSAHGWADVQQRAAKLAVLNLLPLGTGLTFGLPAHLLGISRSAVAWLHRWFGRVMAAHSLLHGAIAIARADNPIPSMRHDWVPLLAAAAILMILPVTLHVVVRRHCQVVMRIHYLLAVTAMVALAYHTWDQGSDSRWQVVGAGALWIVLSFVAVSHAVFVQQRWSAGRPAVSIRPFHDLLRMDITVSPHWHIRPGQYVYLWLPHAGFRSCFQLQPFYVAYWDDAPGLRILYVLTRPRASSLSTRLYLCEWLHQRRQPALLLGPYGRSIDFSLFGTIVFIVEDIGMLRVLPYIRMLVQASEERRVMVRKLKIVWQMQDFEHQCWLGDWMQDLLDLDRGEFKILEFRLYYLTKTTSVDPGDAFGERIKLCQGPLMAGEIVQGHLSKRRGKLAVGVCARQSIRQQVQDVVQPRTGPDIKFFDLDLGPGHVREAPCRNKYTPTAPASSDS, from the exons ATGCCTCCAGCCCTCTCAGACCTGTATGAACAGGCCAACCAGATCCAATCCGTTGATTGGTACGGAATATGGATTGCTATTTTGCTGGGCGTCTGGTTGATCGCCCGGCTGGCGCACCGGCTTGGTCGATGGACTGTCCAACGCCCGATCGCGGTCTCCCTTGGGCGGCGCATCGGCTATGAGTTGCCGTGGCTCGCCCAGACCATTGACATATCCACCGCATTCGAGGTCATTTTGGTCGGGGTGCTCCTGGGCGCCAACATTGTCCTCCTACTCGTGTCCGCCCATGGCTGGGCTGATGTCCAGCAACGCGCGGCGAAGCTCGCCGTCCTCAACCTATTGCCGCTCGGTACGGGCCTGACCTTTGGCCTCCCGGCCCATCTGCTTGGAATCAGCCGCTCTGCCGTTGCGTGGTTGCATCGCTGGTTTGGGCGGGTGATGGCCGCCCATTCCCTTCTTCAtggagccattgccatcgccaGAGCGGATAACCCGATCCCCTCGATGAGGCATGACTGGGTTCCCTTGCTG GCAGCTGCTGCCATTTTGATGATACTCCCTGTGACCTTGCATGTGGTCGTCCGACGGCACTGTCAGGTCGTCATGAGAATCCACTACCTTCTGGCGGTTACAGCAATGGTGGCCCTGGCGTATCATACGTGGGACCAAGGGTCAGATTCCCGCTGGCAAGTGGTTGGGGCTGGGGCCCTATGGATCGTGCTGAGTTTCGTTGCCGTCTCTCATGCAGTTTTCGTCCAACAACGTTGGAGTGCGGGACGGCCCGCCGTAAGCATACGTCCCTTTCATGATCTGCTTCGCATGGACATTACAGTGTCCCCCCATTGGCACATCCGGCCGGGGCAGTACGTATACCTCTGGTTACCTCACGCAGGATTTCGCTCGTGCTTCCAACTCCAGCCCTTCTATGTCGCTTACTGGGATGATGCGCCCGGATTGCGCATCCTGTACGTTCTGACCCGACCACGAGCCTCCAGCCTCAGTACACGACTCTACCTCTGCGAATGGCTACACCAGCGTCGACAGCCCGCACTGTTGCTGGGGCCATACGGCCGATCGATCGACTTTTCTCTGTTTGGGACGATCGTGTTTATCGTAGAGGATATTGGCATGTTGCGAGTGCTTCCCTATATCCGCATGCTCGTCCAGGCGAGCGAGGAGCGGCGGGTCATGGTACGCAAGCTGAAAATCGTGTGGCAGATGCAAGACTTTG AACACCAATGCTGGCTGGGCGATTGGATGCAGGACCTGTTGGACCTCGACCGCGGTGAATTTAAG ATTCTTGAATTCCGTCTGTATTACCTTACAAAGACGACATCCGTTGACCCCGGTGACGCGTTCGGAGAGCGAATCAAACTATGTCAAGGGCCACTGATGGCCGGAGAAATCGTCCAAGGTCACCTGAGCAAGCGCCGTGGGAAGCTAGCTGTCGGTG TGTGCGCCCGCCAGTCGATTCGCCAACAGGTCCAGGATGTCGTCCAGCCTCGGACGGGGCCGGATATCAAATTCTTTGACCTCGACCTCGGGCCAGGTCATGTCAGGGAGGCTCCTTGTCGCAACAAGTACACCCCCACCGCTCCAGCCTCGAGTGATTCTTAA
- a CDS encoding uncharacterized protein (COG:S;~EggNog:ENOG410PGXJ;~TransMembrane:3 (o57-75i87-110o122-142i)) — protein MDEDPRLLPPLENATVSLLAAQPYWVIEIYANFTFFNRGQALYTTTRPLEPLFRDPWWIFTTCFFLYIIQRGYGCSLMQLIRISPRFGVMLLFMVISIVFAIVDLCAIRVENRLGYPPGMEPFWKLAFVFKCLSDTFILDDFRSALDRLRHHHHPDVLPLQEPDKHARGRRTNKPVDSVPEASAKRPDPVCRPPDMV, from the exons ATGGATGAAGATCCGcggcttcttccccccctggAGAACGCGACTGTATCACTGCTGGCAGCCCAGCCGTACTGGGTTATCGAGATCTACGCCAACTTTACCTTTTTCAATCGGGGCCAGGCCTTATATACCACCACTCGGCCACTCGAGCCGCTGTTCCG GGACCCTTGGTGGATATTCACCACCTGCTTTTTCCTGTACATCATCCAGCGTGGGTATGGGTGTTCTCTGATGCAGTTGATCCGCATCAGCCCACGTTTCGGCGTCATGCTCTTGTTCATGGTGATCTCCATTGTATTTGCGATTGTGGACCTGTGTGCGATCCGGGTCGAGAATCGCCTAGGTTACCCCCCGGGCATGGAGCCGTTTTGGAAG CTGGCGTTTGTATTCAAGTGCCTGAGCGACAccttcatcttggatgacttTAGGAGCGCCCTGGATCGACTgcgccaccaccatcacccggATGTCCTGCCACTGCAGGAGCCTGACAAGCATGCTCGCGGTCGGAGAACAAATAAGCCTGTGGACAGTGTACCTGAAGCGTCTGCCAAACGCCCTGATCCAGTATGTCGTCCACCTGACATGGTGTAA